The following are encoded together in the Triticum dicoccoides isolate Atlit2015 ecotype Zavitan chromosome 6B, WEW_v2.0, whole genome shotgun sequence genome:
- the LOC119321786 gene encoding receptor-like protein EIX1 → MFMPKYPMATLHFSCIQIAIALLLFTQAKSTTEGSASALHPSDAIPSCVAGEKSALLAFRAGLSDPGNVLSSWKGNDCCRWKGVYCSNRTGHVVRLDLHGNEHALAGNISSSLLGLKHLWYLDLGCNRFDKVQIPEFMGSLHKLRYLDLSASQFIGRIPPQLGNLSNLRYLSLGSDDTYSTDITWLSRLTSLEHLDMYRVNLSTIVHWLPSVNMLPTLKVLRVTCCLLKSSPDSLLLSNLTSLETLDLSKNHFHKHSRPNWFWDLTSLKYLDISSNGFYGPFPDGIGNMTSILELDLSDNNLVGMIPSNLKNLCKLERLVSFGNNMNGSIAELFHRLPSCSQNKLQELLLPNNNLTGGLPTTLVEPLRNLSWLDLSENKLTGHVRVWIGELPQLTTLVLYSNNLDGVMHEGHLSRLGMLEELRLSDNSIAMLEELRLSDNSIAITVSPTWVPPFSLGTIGLRSCQLGPKFPMWLRWQTHVASLDISNTSINDIIPDWFWTVASSVAFLNIRNNQITGVLPSTMEFMRATSMDFSSNQLGGPIPKLPITQTDLDLSRNNLVGPLPLDFGAPGIETLFLYDNMIAGAIPSSLCKLRSLRSLDLSRNNLNGSITDCPVNESSTNMTDLSIVNLSFRNNNLSGEFPSLLQKCPQLIFLDLGHNQFSGALPAWIGEKLSSLSFLRLRSIMFYGHIPDELTELVNLQYLDLGYNNISGSIPRSIINCRGMTQTRDNDDLQDAFTSGVYSAGSDLVDYTENLTVLTKGQERLYTEEIIYMVNLDLSCNSLMGEIPEEISALVALKSLNLSWNNFNGKIPENIGALMQVESLDLSHNDLSDEIPSSLSTLTSLSRLNLSYNNLRGRIPTGNQLQTLEDPTSIYIGNPGLCGPPLSVNCSSQHEPIPGENHGDASDDLVSFFLAMGSGYVMGLWVVFCTFLFKRRWRVSWYLLCDSLYDWVYVQVAVTWTSVRAKING, encoded by the coding sequence atgttcatgccaaaatatcCAATGGCCACACTTCACTTCTCCTGCATCCAAATAGCCATAGCCTTACTCTTGTTCACTCAAGCCAAGAGCACCACAGAGGGCAGCGCATCTGCCCTGCATCCAAGCGATGCGATCCCCAGCTGTGTTGCCGGTGAGAAGTCTGCCCTTCTTGCCTTCAGGGCAGGCCTATCAGATCCTGGCAACGTCCTTTCATCATGGAAGGGCAATGACTGCTGCCGATGGAAGGGCGTCTACTGCAGCAACAGAACCGGCCATGTTGTCAGGCTCGATCTCCATGGAAACGAGCATGCACTAGCAGGCAACATAAGCTCCTCGTTGCTTGGTTTAAAACATCTATGGTATCTCGACCTCGGCTGCAACAGATTCGACAAGGTACAGATTCCGGAGTTCATGGGTTCTCTCCATAAGTTGAGATATCTCGACCTATCAGCCTCACAGTTCATTGGAAGGATACCGCCGCAGCTGGGTAATCTCTCCAATTTACGGTACTTAAGTCTTGGGAGTGATGACACATACTCCACTGATATCACCTGGTTGTCACGGTTGACTTCCCTTGAGCACCTAGATATGTATAGGGTGAACCTCAGCACAATTGTTCACTGGCTTCCATCTGTGAACATGCTTCCAACTCTGAAAGTTCTTCGTGTTACTTGTTGCCTGCTTAAAAGTAGCCCTGATTCTCTTCTGCTCTCAAATCTGACATCTCTTGAAACACTCGACCTTTCAAAAAACCACTTCCATAAGCATAGCAGGCCCAACTGGTTCTGGGATTTAACTAGCCTCAAGTATCTAGATATCTCGAGCAATGGTTTCTATGGCCCGTTTCCAGATGGGATAGGTAATATGACCTCCATTCTGGAGCTTGATTTATCAGATAACAACCTTGTGGGCATGATACCATCCAATTTGAAGAACCTATGTAAGTTGGAGAGATTGGTATCTTTCGGGAACAATATGAACGGGAGTATAGCAGAGTTATTCCATCGATTACCCAGCTGTTCACAGAATAAACTACAAGAGTTGTTACTACCAAACAACAATCTGACTGGAGGCCTGCCGACTACACTAGTAGAGCCCTTGAGAAACCTGAGCTGGCTGGATCTCAGTGAGAACAAACTCACTGGTCATGTCCGGGTGTGGATAGGAGAGCTCCCACAGCTGACGACGTTGGTGCTTTACTCTAATAACCTGGACGGGGTCATGCATGAAGGTCATTTGTCACGTCTAGGTATGTTGGAGGAATTGAGATTATCAGACAACTCCATAGCCATGTTGGAGGAATTGAGATTATCAGACAACTCCATAGCCATCACAGTGAGCCCAACTTGGGTTCCTCCTTTCAGTCTAGGAACAATTGGACTTCGGTCCTGTCAGCTAGGGCCAAAATTTCCAATGTGGCTTAGATGGCAAACACACGTAGCGAGTCTTGATATATCAAACACAAGCATAAACGATATAATACCGGATTGGTTTTGGACAGTAGCTTCCTCAGTAGCGTTTCTGAATATCCGAAATAATCAGATTACAGGAGTCCTCCCGTCGACAATGGAGTTTATGAGAGCAACAAGTATGGATTTCAGTTCTAACCAGCTTGGTGGTCCAATACCTAAGCTTCCCATCACTCAAACCGACCTGGATCTTAGTCGGAACAATCTAGTTGGGCCACTACCATTAGACTTTGGAGCGCCAGGGATTGAAACACTTTTTCTATATGACAACATGATCGCTGGCGCCATTCCATCTTCTTTGTGCAAGTTGCGATCATTGCGGTCATTAGATCTATCAAGAAATAACCTCAATGGATCAATTACTGATTGCCCAGTCAATGAGTCCAGCACAAACATGACAGATCTGAGCATTGTTAATCTAAGCTTCAGAAACAACAACCTCTCTGGTGAATTTCCTTCACTTCTCCAGAAATGTCCACAACTCATCTTTCTTGATCTCGGACATAATCAATTCTCTGGGGCTTTACCAGCATGGATTGGGGAGAAGCTATCATCTTTGTCATTCTTACGACTGAGATCCATTATGTTTTATGGTCACATTCCAGACGAGCTTACGGAGCTTGTTAATCTTCAATACTTGGACCTTGGCTACAACAATATTTCAGGGAGCATACCGAGATCTATTATTAATTGTAGAGGCATGACACAAACAAGAGACAATGATGATCTTCAGGATGCATTCACTTCTGGAGTATATTCTGCTGGCAGTGACCTAGTTGACTATACTGAGAATTTAACAGTACTCACGAAAGGTCAAGAGAGATTATATACAGAAGAAATCATATATATGGTGAATCTTGATTTATCCTGTAATAGTCTTATGGGAGAGATCCCTGAAGAAATTAGCGCTCTTGTAGCATTGAAGAGCCTGAACTTATCATGGAACAACTTCAATGGAAAAATCCCTGAGAATATTGGCGCCTTAATGCAGGTGGAGTCACTTGACCTATCACACAATGATTTGTCCGATGAAATCCCTTCAAGCTTATCGACTCTCACATCATTGAGTCGCCTGAACCTGTCCTACAACAACCTGAGGGGGAGAATACCGACTGGAAATCAACTGCAAACACTCGAAGACCCAACATCTATTTATATTGGCAACCCCGGCCTCTGCGGTCCACCTCTCTCTGTAAATTGTTCGTCACAGCATGAGCCAATTCCAGGAGAAAACCATGGAGATGCAAGCGACGACTTGGTTTCATTTTTCCTCGCCATGGGATCTGGATATGTGATGGGTCTCTGGGTGGTCTTCTGTACCTTCTTGTTCAAGAGGAGATGGAGAGTTTCATGGTACTTGCTCTGTGACAGCCTGTATGATTGGGTTTATGTGCAAGTGGCTGTTACCTGGACTTCCGTGAGAGCTAAAATTAATGGGTAG